A window of Marinobacter salarius contains these coding sequences:
- the uvrC gene encoding excinuclease ABC subunit UvrC: protein MPTRSDAPADSAEAGNNREFDTKSFLKQLTERPGVYRMYDAAGNVLYVGKARNLKKRVTSYFRKSGLAPKTEALVSRIDSIEVTITSSETEALLLEQNLIKSLRPPYNILLRDDKSYPYIYLSSHDDYPSLTFRRGRTKKGGGTWYGPFPSSGAVKESLNILQKIFRIRSCSEAYFRNRTRPCLQYQINRCTAPCVDYISPEDYREDMRHATMFLEGKNPAILQDLMAAMETAAKNLEFEKAGVYRDQINHLRHVQEQQSVDGEGGDADVVAIAQDAGVVCIVVIIVRGGRVLGTKDYFPRYSIEQSEAELLSAFLGQYYFGGSTRREIPPDILVPVDVDGQELLSQALTESAGRETRVRKNVRGERRRWLDLAMTNARQTLLTHLASKETVYLRLLALRDLLDLAETPSRMECFDISHSHGENTVASCVVFDENGPLKSDYRLYNIEGVTGGDDYGAMRQVLTRRYKRMVAGEGKRPDLVFIDGGKGQLNIAREVFDELGVTDIPLIGVAKGVTRRAGMEQLIDAITGDLYRVPADSPALHLIQHIRDESHRFAITGHRARRDKKRRQSTLEGIEGVGPKRRRDLIRYFGGIQELRKASIDEMSKVQGISRNLAETIYAVLHDE from the coding sequence GCATGTACGACGCCGCTGGCAATGTGTTGTATGTGGGTAAGGCCCGCAACCTCAAGAAACGGGTGACCAGCTACTTCCGCAAATCCGGCCTGGCGCCCAAGACCGAAGCCCTGGTCTCCCGAATTGACTCCATCGAAGTCACCATCACCAGCAGTGAAACCGAAGCGCTGCTGCTTGAACAGAACCTGATCAAATCCCTGCGGCCGCCTTACAATATCCTGCTGCGGGATGATAAATCCTATCCCTATATCTACCTTTCCTCACACGACGATTATCCCTCCCTGACGTTTCGCAGGGGGCGCACGAAGAAAGGCGGCGGTACCTGGTATGGACCATTTCCGAGCTCTGGAGCGGTCAAGGAAAGTCTTAATATTCTACAAAAGATTTTCCGTATAAGATCTTGTAGTGAAGCCTATTTCCGAAACAGAACCCGACCTTGCCTGCAGTATCAGATCAACCGTTGCACGGCACCCTGTGTCGACTATATTTCCCCCGAGGATTATCGCGAGGACATGCGCCACGCCACCATGTTCCTCGAAGGCAAGAACCCCGCGATCCTTCAGGATCTGATGGCGGCCATGGAAACCGCGGCGAAGAATCTGGAATTTGAGAAAGCCGGTGTCTACCGCGACCAGATAAACCATCTGCGGCACGTTCAGGAGCAGCAAAGCGTGGACGGCGAAGGGGGCGATGCCGACGTGGTGGCCATTGCTCAAGATGCCGGTGTGGTGTGCATCGTGGTGATCATCGTGCGTGGTGGTCGTGTGCTCGGTACCAAGGATTATTTTCCGCGATACAGCATTGAGCAGTCGGAAGCTGAGTTGTTAAGTGCTTTCCTTGGGCAGTATTATTTCGGCGGTAGCACCCGCCGGGAAATTCCACCGGACATTCTGGTGCCGGTGGACGTCGACGGGCAGGAACTGCTGTCCCAGGCGCTGACAGAATCCGCTGGCCGTGAGACCCGGGTACGCAAGAATGTGCGTGGAGAACGCCGACGCTGGCTGGATCTGGCCATGACCAACGCCAGGCAGACACTGCTGACCCACCTGGCCAGCAAGGAAACGGTCTATCTCCGCCTGCTGGCCCTGCGTGACCTGCTGGATCTGGCGGAAACGCCGTCACGCATGGAGTGCTTTGACATCAGTCATAGCCATGGTGAAAACACAGTCGCATCCTGCGTGGTTTTCGACGAGAATGGGCCGCTGAAAAGCGACTACCGGCTCTACAATATCGAGGGTGTCACTGGCGGCGATGACTACGGAGCCATGCGCCAGGTTCTGACGCGCCGATATAAACGCATGGTGGCAGGTGAGGGCAAACGCCCGGACCTGGTGTTCATCGACGGTGGTAAGGGCCAGTTGAACATTGCCCGGGAAGTGTTTGATGAGCTTGGTGTTACGGACATTCCGCTGATTGGTGTTGCCAAGGGTGTCACCCGGCGTGCGGGTATGGAACAGTTGATTGATGCCATAACAGGCGACCTCTATCGGGTTCCCGCAGACTCGCCGGCACTGCATCTGATCCAGCATATCCGTGACGAGTCGCACCGTTTCGCCATCACTGGCCATCGGGCCCGGCGTGACAAGAAACGCCGGCAATCCACCCTTGAGGGAATCGAAGGTGTAGGGCCCAAACGCCGCCGCGATCTGATACGTTATTTTGGCGGTATCCAGGAGCTACGCAAGGCGAGTATCGACGAAATGTCCAAGGTTCAGGGAATCAGCAGGAACCTGGCAGAAACCATCTACGCAGTACTGCATGACGAGTAG